One Nostoc punctiforme PCC 73102 DNA window includes the following coding sequences:
- a CDS encoding chlorophyll a/b-binding protein → MTQTQPTITPKLEEPKFGFNEYAERLNGRAAMIGFALMLVIEYVTNQGVLSWLGLK, encoded by the coding sequence ATGACACAAACACAACCAACAATTACACCTAAACTAGAAGAGCCAAAGTTTGGCTTTAACGAATATGCTGAACGCTTGAATGGTCGAGCTGCAATGATTGGCTTCGCTTTGATGCTGGTGATTGAATATGTCACCAATCAAGGGGTGCTATCATGGCTGGGTCTGAAGTAG
- a CDS encoding surface-adhesin E family protein, which yields MIKKLIALSILPSTVCLPVNAQIASQWIPVAKGVQGEIFSIDKNSIQPSGSAYGFWVHIDHTQGNISATRMYMAADCGTDAIQYAWIIEANQSGQVTKNEQLNMPAMQAQSGTVNSQLVNAVCTGFSTDPQLAALTRRAQTNAEAITKAMQSAANMYK from the coding sequence GTGATTAAGAAATTGATTGCTTTGTCTATTTTGCCTTCTACTGTTTGCCTTCCTGTTAACGCTCAGATCGCTAGTCAATGGATACCTGTAGCTAAAGGAGTGCAAGGTGAGATTTTTTCCATTGATAAAAATAGTATTCAGCCAAGTGGTTCCGCTTATGGCTTTTGGGTGCATATAGATCACACTCAAGGAAACATATCTGCGACTCGAATGTATATGGCGGCTGATTGTGGTACTGATGCGATTCAGTACGCTTGGATAATCGAAGCCAACCAAAGCGGACAGGTAACAAAAAATGAGCAGTTGAATATGCCAGCAATGCAAGCTCAGTCGGGGACAGTAAACAGCCAGTTAGTAAATGCTGTTTGCACTGGTTTTTCTACAGACCCGCAGTTAGCAGCATTAACAAGAAGGGCGCAAACAAACGCGGAAGCAATTACTAAGGCGATGCAGTCTGCCGCAAATATGTATAAGTGA
- the ald gene encoding alanine dehydrogenase: protein MEIGVPKENKDQEFRVGLSPSSVRVLRENGHSIFVETQAGNGAGFSDDDYRSAGAEIVPTSETAWNRELVVKVKEPLTSEYKFLQKGQILFTYLHLAADRKLTEHLIDCGTTAIAYETVEQPGANKLPLLTPMSVIAGRLAVQFGARFLERQQGGRGLLLGGVPGVKPGKVVILGGGVVGTEAAKIAVGMGAIVQILDVSVERLSYLETLFGSRVELLYSNSAHIEVAVKEADLLIGAVLVLGRRAPTLVSRELVKQMRPGSVIVDVAVDQGGCIETLRATSHTNPVYLEEGVVHYGVPNMPGAVPWTATQALNNSTLPYIVQLANLGIMALEVNPALAKGVNVQNHRLVHPAVQEVFPDLVN from the coding sequence ATGGAAATCGGCGTTCCAAAGGAAAATAAGGATCAAGAATTTCGTGTAGGGTTAAGTCCTTCTAGTGTGCGAGTGCTGCGAGAAAATGGTCATAGCATCTTCGTAGAAACACAAGCAGGTAATGGTGCTGGATTTTCAGATGACGACTACAGAAGTGCTGGAGCCGAGATTGTCCCCACATCAGAAACGGCTTGGAATCGGGAATTGGTTGTGAAAGTCAAAGAGCCGTTGACATCTGAGTATAAATTTTTGCAGAAAGGGCAGATATTATTTACTTATTTACATTTAGCTGCCGATCGCAAATTGACGGAACATTTAATTGATTGTGGCACAACTGCGATCGCCTACGAAACTGTAGAACAACCTGGTGCTAACAAACTTCCTTTGCTCACCCCCATGAGCGTGATTGCAGGTCGGTTAGCAGTACAATTTGGGGCCAGATTCCTAGAACGTCAGCAAGGTGGTAGAGGATTGCTTTTGGGCGGTGTCCCTGGAGTCAAGCCAGGTAAAGTAGTAATTTTAGGTGGCGGTGTTGTCGGCACAGAAGCGGCTAAAATTGCTGTGGGTATGGGTGCGATCGTCCAGATTTTAGATGTGAGTGTCGAGCGTTTATCTTACCTAGAAACCTTGTTTGGCTCTAGGGTGGAATTGCTTTACAGCAACTCTGCTCATATTGAAGTTGCCGTCAAAGAAGCTGATTTGCTCATCGGTGCAGTTTTAGTGTTAGGACGTAGGGCACCAACATTAGTATCGCGTGAATTAGTTAAACAAATGCGTCCTGGTTCGGTAATAGTTGATGTAGCTGTTGACCAAGGTGGTTGTATAGAAACTTTACGCGCCACATCTCACACAAATCCGGTATACCTTGAAGAAGGTGTGGTGCATTATGGTGTACCTAATATGCCAGGGGCAGTACCTTGGACAGCAACTCAGGCACTTAATAATAGTACATTACCTTATATCGTCCAGTTGGCGAACTTGGGAATTATGGCGCTAGAAGTTAACCCAGCCTTAGCGAAGGGTGTGAATGTGCAGAATCATCGCTTAGTGCATCCGGCTGTGCAAGAGGTATTCCCTGATTTGGTAAATTAA
- a CDS encoding Uma2 family endonuclease, which yields MLVSKPNDVVTVPEILSLEDFMANPPEGMEWVDGQLIEKTGMTLKHSEIQGNIYFYWRSYINSNQQGGKVYTEGPCRTYKQGRRPDVAYLTPELVTEFDDVPTLPQSFPLIAEIVSPTDLAEELFLKAQEYLQSGCEEIWLVFSESRLVFVMIDNQVLGFKAGDVVSTQKVLLGFSVAIDELLG from the coding sequence ATGTTAGTTTCCAAACCCAATGATGTTGTAACCGTCCCCGAAATCCTTTCATTAGAAGACTTCATGGCAAATCCTCCAGAGGGGATGGAGTGGGTAGACGGGCAACTGATAGAAAAAACAGGGATGACATTGAAACATAGCGAAATTCAAGGCAACATCTACTTTTACTGGAGAAGTTACATCAATTCCAATCAACAAGGTGGGAAAGTTTACACTGAAGGACCTTGTCGTACATATAAACAGGGTCGTCGTCCCGATGTAGCTTATCTAACGCCTGAGTTAGTAACTGAATTTGATGATGTTCCTACTTTGCCACAGAGTTTCCCGTTGATTGCTGAAATAGTTTCACCCACCGATTTAGCTGAAGAATTATTTCTCAAAGCGCAGGAGTATTTGCAATCTGGTTGCGAGGAAATTTGGCTAGTATTTTCTGAAAGTCGGTTAGTTTTTGTAATGATTGATAATCAGGTTTTGGGGTTTAAAGCTGGTGATGTGGTTAGCACTCAAAAAGTATTACTTGGTTTTAGTGTAGCCATAGACGAATTGTTGGGTTGA